Proteins encoded within one genomic window of Candidatus Zixiibacteriota bacterium:
- a CDS encoding glycosyltransferase family 4 protein encodes MKILALNWNDLKNPYAGGAEVQLEEMLRRMVQYGHEVTLFCSGFRGCAKEEVVEGIRIIRRGFRYNFNLVAPFGLRPLVANEKFDIMVEDINKIPFYTPLYLDIKTLVLIPHLFATTVFYETNFLLGSYVYLAEQPLVRMYKGCDFQCPSKSTRDELIERGVPADKVTIVNNGIDENFFVYDPAVPKYDRPTVLYLGRIKKYKSVQHLIEAFARVREKLNDAQLMIVGAGGYTDNLKRQASSLGLTDCVEFPGFVSAENKLERLRRSHVAVLPSLKEGWGLTNIEANAVGTTVIAANTPGLRDSVRDGETGFLFEYGNIDELTNRLMRVLTNEEQRKQLEKNGRVWADNFSWDKSAKHFEQELLRLTEGQE; translated from the coding sequence ATGAAAATCCTGGCATTAAACTGGAACGATCTTAAGAATCCTTATGCCGGCGGGGCGGAGGTGCAGCTTGAAGAAATGCTGCGGCGAATGGTTCAATACGGACATGAGGTAACATTATTCTGCAGCGGTTTCAGGGGCTGTGCCAAAGAAGAAGTTGTTGAGGGAATAAGGATTATAAGGCGGGGTTTTCGATACAATTTCAATCTGGTTGCCCCGTTTGGCTTGCGTCCTCTGGTGGCTAACGAGAAGTTTGACATCATGGTTGAGGACATCAACAAGATACCGTTTTACACCCCGCTGTATTTAGATATAAAAACTCTGGTTTTGATCCCGCACCTGTTTGCAACGACCGTGTTCTACGAAACTAATTTTCTTCTGGGCAGCTATGTCTACCTCGCCGAGCAACCTTTGGTGCGGATGTATAAAGGCTGTGACTTCCAATGTCCGTCAAAGTCAACCCGGGATGAATTGATCGAGCGCGGTGTTCCCGCTGATAAGGTGACTATTGTCAACAACGGTATCGATGAAAACTTCTTCGTTTATGATCCGGCAGTACCTAAATACGACCGACCGACGGTGCTTTACCTGGGACGAATTAAGAAATATAAATCAGTTCAGCACCTTATTGAGGCATTTGCTCGCGTCCGAGAAAAACTAAATGATGCGCAGCTAATGATTGTCGGAGCAGGAGGTTATACCGATAATCTAAAGCGACAGGCGAGTTCTCTTGGGTTGACGGATTGTGTTGAATTCCCGGGATTCGTCTCAGCCGAGAACAAACTGGAACGGCTCCGGCGTTCTCATGTGGCCGTGTTGCCGTCTCTTAAGGAAGGCTGGGGATTGACCAATATAGAGGCGAACGCTGTCGGGACTACTGTTATTGCAGCCAATACACCCGGTTTGAGAGATTCGGTACGTGACGGCGAGACCGGTTTTTTGTTTGAATACGGCAACATTGACGAGTTGACTAATCGCTTGATGCGTGTGTTGACAAATGAAGAACAAAGAAAACAACTTGAGAAGAACGGTCGCGTCTGGGCCGATAACTTCAGTTGGGACAAGTCCGCGAAGCACTTTGAACAGGAATTGCTAAGACTTACGGAAGGTCAGGAGTGA
- a CDS encoding DUF2723 domain-containing protein, protein MNKKTFFNFKSPDFILAALVWLFTLTIYYLTKAASFSFWDCGEFIAAAHVLGLPHPPGSPLWIIIARIFSVLPIDPDISVRINMLSVVSSAFTAMFTYLIASRLLKHWFDKDNSSFTRLLIHGGSVCSAFYVAFGLTNWTNSVEAEVYGLSMMMIAACVYMGLLYLDRQGTPSALRLMLAIVFISFLGIGVHMTTFLAFPVLALLFILNRSAGRLTWFLVAIYFVLELYLIFALSSAPGEIPFYLPIGLVLFVYLFYVFSHDQIPRFFLYIAAGLVLSMLPVFGLMADALSRRSGGGELSASVQSILSVIGLVAFVATCLMGLYYIFQYVKGPKKREIDAQQLTAGMFVVAAIVLISLLHFPKGYHSFLVISSLLAIGLAALIWRHLNWPVLIAVAAVSLVIIEVRLFLFGIAIALVVVPIVGMAMKQRSWKSAMLILLMAVMGYSVHLFIPIRSALHPPINENNPSYSLKRTEDFIERKQYGSESMVERMFQRRAEWTHQFGTYPRMGFWRFFQEQYGIIGPRFVLLFLFGLFGIWEIVRRTPARGLPLLILILIGTVGLILYMNFADGTRQDPRGAGGHLEVRDRDYFFTPGFIYFGLAIGLGVTLVIQYIREYGSRLGGTPQKIITYGALVLLLMPALALGGNYHYCDRSRNHIAYEYGWNILQSCEPNSVLFTHGDNDTFSLWCLQLVYGVRTDVSVINLMLANSPWYVKQIPEHMGVDLGWTDNHIEGLHPFRLPDSLSLARRGTVVDGAVYAYLGEGPAVADSLLRLYGAPYGQAFRISDQMMDRIIYKYLGKRPICYSVTGGSEARRYLGHQIDSLVTLRGMTWAIDTSLHNMSTDVEYCWDFFMGGSDKFRADGISDPGIYKNEATARLTANWANGFLTVADSLRVAGDVNRAMKLAETAVERMPHAGDAVEFLAKLYADNRMVNSLDSLVANAPSGSPSELALVQAYAWLAVGDTTRAMSLYEDILRKNPSDHEAFDAMARVYFRRQEVPELKTLLQRWLQFNPNDHQVRGLLQQLQQAEASESGN, encoded by the coding sequence ATGAATAAAAAGACTTTTTTCAATTTTAAATCACCCGATTTCATACTGGCTGCATTAGTCTGGCTGTTTACACTGACCATATACTACCTGACTAAGGCGGCCAGTTTCTCATTCTGGGACTGCGGCGAGTTCATTGCCGCCGCTCATGTTCTGGGATTACCGCATCCACCGGGATCACCGCTATGGATTATCATCGCCCGCATCTTCAGCGTGTTGCCGATTGATCCCGATATCTCGGTACGTATTAACATGTTGTCTGTCGTCAGCTCGGCGTTTACGGCGATGTTCACTTACCTTATTGCATCACGCCTTTTAAAGCACTGGTTTGACAAGGACAATTCGAGTTTCACCCGTCTCCTGATTCATGGCGGCAGTGTTTGTTCCGCATTCTATGTAGCTTTCGGGCTTACTAACTGGACCAACTCGGTCGAGGCTGAAGTCTACGGTCTTTCAATGATGATGATTGCAGCCTGTGTCTATATGGGATTGCTGTATCTGGATCGGCAGGGGACGCCTTCGGCATTACGTCTTATGTTGGCGATTGTGTTCATCTCATTCCTGGGGATAGGCGTTCACATGACCACATTCCTGGCGTTCCCGGTGTTGGCATTGCTGTTCATCCTGAATCGCTCAGCAGGACGTCTTACCTGGTTTCTGGTCGCGATATATTTCGTTCTGGAATTGTATCTGATCTTTGCACTGTCGTCGGCCCCCGGTGAAATACCGTTCTATTTGCCGATTGGATTGGTACTGTTCGTTTACCTTTTTTATGTCTTCTCACACGACCAGATACCCCGGTTTTTTCTGTACATCGCAGCAGGCCTGGTCTTGTCTATGTTGCCCGTGTTCGGTCTTATGGCCGACGCGCTTTCCCGGCGTTCAGGAGGTGGTGAGTTATCGGCTTCGGTACAATCTATTCTGTCGGTTATCGGATTGGTGGCCTTCGTGGCTACCTGTCTGATGGGGTTGTATTACATCTTCCAGTACGTAAAGGGACCGAAAAAACGTGAGATCGACGCGCAGCAACTGACGGCCGGGATGTTCGTTGTGGCGGCAATAGTTTTAATCAGCTTGCTCCATTTTCCGAAGGGATATCATTCGTTTCTGGTTATCTCGTCGTTGTTGGCGATAGGCTTAGCGGCTCTTATCTGGCGCCATCTGAACTGGCCGGTACTGATAGCGGTGGCAGCGGTGTCGTTGGTGATAATCGAAGTCCGGCTGTTTCTTTTCGGGATAGCGATTGCCCTTGTTGTTGTACCGATTGTCGGTATGGCAATGAAGCAACGATCCTGGAAGTCGGCTATGCTGATTCTGTTGATGGCCGTCATGGGCTATTCCGTACATTTGTTTATCCCGATTCGTTCAGCTCTGCATCCGCCAATTAACGAAAACAATCCTTCGTACAGTCTCAAGAGAACCGAAGATTTTATCGAGCGGAAGCAGTACGGCAGTGAGTCGATGGTCGAGCGTATGTTCCAACGGCGAGCGGAATGGACGCATCAATTCGGGACTTACCCTCGCATGGGATTCTGGCGCTTTTTCCAGGAGCAGTATGGCATCATCGGACCACGGTTTGTTTTGTTGTTCCTGTTCGGCTTATTTGGAATTTGGGAGATAGTCAGGCGAACGCCGGCGCGAGGATTACCGCTGCTTATTCTGATTTTAATCGGTACTGTCGGCCTGATTTTATATATGAACTTCGCTGACGGTACACGACAGGATCCGCGTGGGGCCGGTGGTCATCTGGAAGTCCGTGATCGGGATTATTTCTTCACCCCCGGCTTTATCTACTTCGGCCTGGCTATAGGTCTGGGAGTTACGCTAGTGATCCAGTATATCCGCGAATACGGAAGCAGACTGGGGGGAACACCTCAGAAGATTATCACTTACGGTGCTCTCGTGTTGCTGCTGATGCCGGCCCTTGCCCTTGGGGGCAATTATCATTATTGTGATCGCTCGCGGAACCACATTGCTTACGAATACGGTTGGAACATCCTTCAATCCTGTGAACCTAATTCGGTGCTGTTCACTCACGGCGACAATGACACCTTCTCGCTTTGGTGTCTCCAATTGGTATACGGGGTGAGGACGGATGTCTCTGTTATCAACCTGATGTTGGCCAACTCACCCTGGTATGTGAAACAGATTCCCGAACACATGGGCGTTGATCTGGGTTGGACAGACAACCATATCGAAGGGCTTCATCCCTTCCGTCTTCCCGATAGTCTTTCCCTTGCCCGTCGTGGAACAGTGGTAGACGGTGCGGTATACGCCTATCTCGGGGAAGGCCCTGCCGTAGCGGACAGCCTGCTTCGCCTGTACGGAGCGCCTTACGGACAGGCATTCCGGATCAGCGATCAGATGATGGATCGGATCATTTATAAATATCTTGGCAAGCGTCCGATTTGTTATTCGGTTACCGGCGGCAGTGAAGCCCGACGCTATCTAGGGCATCAGATAGACAGTCTCGTGACTTTACGAGGAATGACCTGGGCTATCGATACAAGTCTTCATAATATGTCCACTGATGTCGAATACTGCTGGGATTTCTTCATGGGAGGCTCCGATAAATTCCGAGCTGACGGGATATCCGATCCGGGCATTTACAAGAATGAGGCGACCGCACGTTTGACAGCCAATTGGGCAAACGGTTTTCTCACCGTGGCCGATTCACTTCGTGTTGCCGGTGATGTCAATCGGGCGATGAAACTGGCTGAAACAGCTGTTGAACGCATGCCGCATGCCGGTGATGCGGTTGAGTTTCTTGCCAAGTTGTATGCCGATAATAGGATGGTAAACTCGCTCGACTCCCTGGTCGCCAACGCTCCTTCGGGGAGTCCGTCCGAACTGGCTCTGGTTCAGGCTTATGCCTGGCTGGCTGTCGGTGATACCACCAGGGCAATGTCGTTGTATGAAGATATCTTGAGGAAAAATCCTTCCGATCACGAAGCATTCGATGCCATGGCGCGTGTCTACTTCCGTAGACAAGAGGTTCCGGAGCTTAAAACTCTCCTGCAGCGCTGGCTCCAGTTTAATCCTAACGACCATCAGGTTCGCGGTCTTCTGCAGCAACTTCAACAGGCTGAGGCCTCGGAATCCGGCAACTAA
- the nusB gene encoding transcription antitermination factor NusB — translation MKKTPRSLARELVLKALYACQMGGDTPDEVFHSVLVDDDEPPSEESLKYARGLFKLVLEHKDWADEHIRRLADNWVLERIATIDRFILQMAMVELEFLPDVPVKVVINEAIELAKTFSLPQSSAFVNGILDSFAKQKETPRN, via the coding sequence ATGAAAAAGACACCGCGCAGTCTGGCCCGAGAGCTGGTTCTGAAGGCTTTGTATGCCTGTCAAATGGGGGGAGATACCCCTGACGAAGTTTTTCACAGTGTGCTTGTCGATGACGATGAGCCACCGTCTGAAGAATCCTTAAAATATGCCCGTGGTTTGTTCAAGCTCGTTCTAGAACATAAAGACTGGGCCGATGAACATATTCGGCGTCTGGCCGACAACTGGGTCCTGGAGAGAATTGCCACAATCGATCGTTTCATTCTCCAGATGGCAATGGTGGAGTTGGAGTTTTTACCCGATGTCCCCGTTAAAGTAGTGATTAATGAAGCGATAGAATTAGCGAAAACGTTTTCTCTGCCTCAGTCATCGGCTTTTGTCAATGGAATCCTCGATTCATTTGCGAAACAAAAGGAGACTCCACGCAACTGA
- the ribE gene encoding 6,7-dimethyl-8-ribityllumazine synthase: MSYKRIEGHLKADDFKIGIIVSRFNNFFTDKLLEGAIDCLERHGASRDAMTVAWVPGAFEIPFVASKMAKSGKYEAVICLGAVVRGDTPHFDYIANESAKGIAKIGLDTGVPVIYGMVTADTLEQAIERSGTKAGNKGWDAAETAIEMINLNRALA; encoded by the coding sequence ATGAGTTACAAGCGGATTGAAGGACATCTAAAAGCTGATGATTTCAAAATCGGCATAATCGTAAGTCGGTTTAATAACTTCTTCACGGATAAGTTGCTTGAGGGCGCAATAGACTGCCTCGAACGTCATGGCGCCAGTCGTGATGCTATGACCGTGGCCTGGGTGCCGGGAGCTTTCGAAATACCGTTTGTTGCCTCCAAAATGGCTAAATCCGGGAAGTATGAGGCAGTAATTTGTCTCGGAGCAGTAGTGCGTGGTGATACTCCGCATTTTGACTATATCGCCAATGAGTCCGCCAAGGGAATTGCCAAGATCGGGCTTGATACCGGAGTTCCGGTAATCTACGGTATGGTAACGGCTGATACCCTGGAGCAGGCTATTGAGCGCTCGGGTACAAAAGCCGGAAATAAGGGATGGGATGCGGCGGAGACCGCTATTGAAATGATCAATCTGAACCGTGCTCTTGCTTAA
- a CDS encoding bifunctional 3,4-dihydroxy-2-butanone-4-phosphate synthase/GTP cyclohydrolase II, protein MSDNNWQFDSIENAIDDVKAGRFVVVVDDEDRENEGDLIMAASSITPDAVNFLAKHGRGLICVPMTQNRIKQLRLHPMTDNNTARLGTRFLVSVDALKGTTTGISAADRAITIKALVEEDTIPDDLARPGHVFPLESLKGGVLTRAGHTEAATDLARMAGFPPVGVLCEIMDEDGSMARIPSLKNFCKQHNLRMITIRDLIAYRRTHEQLVHKIEEVHLPTAYGDFQLHLYKADIDHHHHLALVKGEVAGKKDVLVRVHSSCLTGDVFGSYRCDCGNQLHAAMRAVDQEGTGVVLYMRQEGRGIGLANKILAYKLQEAGRDTVEANEELGFEADLRDYGIGAQILCDLGLTSIRLLTNNPRKVIGLKGYGLEITERIPLQIPPSKYNQAYLQTKRDKLGHLLQLK, encoded by the coding sequence ATGTCTGACAATAACTGGCAGTTTGATTCGATCGAGAACGCGATCGATGATGTCAAGGCCGGGCGTTTTGTGGTTGTGGTTGATGATGAGGATCGTGAAAACGAAGGGGACCTCATCATGGCAGCGTCATCGATTACACCCGATGCGGTTAATTTTCTGGCTAAACATGGTCGCGGTCTGATCTGCGTGCCAATGACCCAGAACAGGATCAAGCAATTACGGCTTCATCCGATGACCGATAATAACACGGCCCGTCTGGGAACACGTTTCTTGGTTTCGGTCGATGCCCTCAAAGGCACCACGACCGGCATCTCCGCAGCAGACCGTGCTATAACCATCAAGGCGCTGGTCGAAGAAGATACTATTCCGGATGACTTGGCTCGTCCCGGGCACGTTTTCCCGTTGGAATCACTCAAAGGCGGTGTGCTGACCCGCGCCGGACATACTGAGGCCGCAACCGATTTAGCCCGTATGGCCGGATTCCCTCCCGTTGGCGTATTATGCGAGATTATGGATGAGGATGGCTCCATGGCGCGTATCCCGTCCCTGAAGAATTTCTGCAAACAGCATAACTTGCGCATGATCACTATTCGTGATCTGATCGCTTATCGTCGTACTCATGAGCAACTCGTACACAAGATAGAAGAGGTTCATCTTCCAACTGCCTACGGTGATTTCCAGTTACATCTCTATAAAGCTGATATTGATCACCACCACCATCTGGCTTTGGTTAAGGGAGAAGTCGCCGGTAAAAAGGATGTCCTGGTGCGGGTACACTCCAGTTGCCTGACCGGCGATGTGTTCGGGTCGTACCGGTGTGATTGTGGCAACCAGCTTCATGCTGCTATGCGAGCGGTGGATCAAGAGGGAACCGGGGTAGTATTATATATGCGTCAGGAAGGTCGTGGTATCGGTCTGGCCAATAAGATTTTAGCCTATAAGTTACAGGAAGCCGGGCGTGATACGGTTGAAGCGAACGAAGAACTTGGTTTTGAAGCGGACCTTCGCGATTACGGCATAGGAGCGCAGATCCTGTGTGATCTAGGTTTGACCTCAATTCGGCTGTTGACGAATAATCCCCGCAAGGTGATCGGTCTCAAAGGATATGGTCTGGAGATAACGGAAAGAATCCCCTTGCAGATACCACCCTCGAAATACAATCAGGCCTATCTGCAAACTAAGCGGGATAAACTCGGACATTTACTTCAATTGAAATAG
- a CDS encoding riboflavin synthase — MFTGLIETTGKILQLRQRGNYTILRMPVQFDGEPLSPGESIACDGVCLTVVAFNENWFEVEASQETAACSILKDYKVGSKINLERALRVGDRLGGHFVTGHVDTVGQVDFTRKVGESLELAVTYDNNYDSFVVPKGSIAINGLSLTVNTCKPGWLAVNLIPHTVRETTVGSLNKGHRVNLEFDMIGKYVARFVKGADDKGLTIEKLKESGW, encoded by the coding sequence ATGTTTACCGGACTGATAGAAACCACCGGTAAAATCCTGCAGCTTAGGCAGCGCGGAAATTACACGATCTTGAGAATGCCGGTTCAATTTGACGGTGAGCCGTTATCACCGGGAGAATCTATTGCCTGTGATGGTGTCTGCTTGACCGTGGTGGCGTTCAATGAGAATTGGTTTGAAGTCGAAGCCTCTCAGGAGACGGCAGCCTGCTCGATTCTGAAAGATTACAAGGTCGGAAGCAAGATCAATCTCGAACGAGCGTTGCGAGTCGGTGATCGCCTTGGAGGACATTTCGTAACCGGCCATGTGGATACTGTCGGACAGGTTGATTTCACGAGGAAAGTGGGGGAGTCGCTGGAACTGGCCGTGACTTACGACAACAACTATGACTCATTTGTAGTCCCGAAGGGATCAATTGCCATTAACGGGTTGTCCTTGACGGTGAATACCTGCAAACCCGGGTGGCTGGCGGTAAACTTGATTCCACACACCGTAAGAGAGACAACAGTCGGTTCACTCAACAAGGGACATCGTGTTAACCTTGAATTCGATATGATTGGGAAATATGTCGCCCGTTTCGTTAAGGGCGCTGACGATAAAGGTCTCACAATAGAGAAGTTAAAAGAAAGTGGTTGGTAA
- the ribD gene encoding bifunctional diaminohydroxyphosphoribosylaminopyrimidine deaminase/5-amino-6-(5-phosphoribosylamino)uracil reductase RibD, with amino-acid sequence MAVKADREYMIRALGLAERARGKTSPNPMVGAVIVRNGEVVGEGYHHAAGMPHAEVNAIKAAGDKCRGATIYVTLEPCCHRGRTGPCTQAIIDAGISRVVFAAKDPDPRVSGGGARQLRRAGLKVSSGLMRDEARRQNEIYFHVKEHQRVFVIVKTAQSLDGRIATVTGDSQWISCPESRRLAHKLRTEVDAVVVGGGTLKADNPALTVRHIKGKNPYRIVLAANPEFPRRCKLIDDNEDCLTVFASTEETVEKLSHQRRTQGAIFWTIKRDASGRLSLDDFMDKAYRFGIRSVMVEGGPTLVTSFFHSRLVDKYVLVSAPKMIGEGRASIGSLDISKLSEAVLFENCTYERVGADCIFIGYPKWGKN; translated from the coding sequence ATGGCTGTGAAAGCCGACCGTGAATACATGATTCGCGCTCTTGGATTGGCCGAGCGCGCCAGAGGCAAGACCTCACCGAATCCAATGGTGGGTGCTGTTATTGTCAGGAACGGTGAAGTGGTTGGTGAAGGTTATCACCATGCCGCCGGGATGCCCCACGCGGAAGTGAATGCAATTAAAGCCGCCGGGGATAAGTGTCGCGGAGCCACGATATACGTGACACTCGAACCATGCTGTCACAGGGGGCGGACCGGTCCCTGTACGCAGGCCATTATCGATGCCGGTATCTCTCGAGTTGTTTTCGCGGCAAAGGACCCGGACCCAAGAGTATCGGGGGGCGGCGCACGTCAATTGCGTCGAGCCGGTCTTAAGGTGTCTTCCGGTTTGATGCGGGATGAAGCACGCAGACAGAATGAGATATACTTCCACGTTAAAGAGCATCAGCGAGTTTTCGTAATTGTTAAAACCGCCCAGTCTTTGGATGGACGTATCGCAACGGTAACGGGTGATTCACAATGGATTTCATGCCCCGAATCGCGTCGCCTGGCTCATAAACTCCGAACTGAAGTAGATGCCGTGGTGGTGGGCGGGGGTACTCTCAAAGCCGATAATCCCGCTCTTACCGTTCGACATATCAAAGGGAAAAATCCTTATCGGATCGTATTGGCGGCCAATCCCGAATTCCCGCGCAGATGTAAGTTGATTGATGATAATGAGGATTGTCTGACCGTATTTGCGTCAACTGAAGAAACGGTTGAAAAACTCTCGCATCAACGACGTACCCAAGGGGCTATTTTCTGGACAATCAAACGTGATGCGAGCGGTCGGCTGAGCCTTGATGATTTTATGGATAAGGCATATCGCTTCGGTATTCGATCGGTCATGGTTGAAGGTGGCCCCACTCTGGTGACATCGTTTTTCCATAGTCGACTGGTTGATAAGTATGTGTTAGTATCGGCGCCAAAGATGATCGGTGAGGGAAGGGCTTCTATCGGGAGTCTTGACATCAGCAAGTTGTCAGAGGCTGTGCTTTTTGAGAACTGTACTTACGAGCGAGTCGGCGCTGACTGTATCTTTATCGGTTATCCGAAGTGGGGGAAAAACTGA
- a CDS encoding hybrid sensor histidine kinase/response regulator codes for MAPAHQELRSLYQAIHAEKRSFALDLVDGLAEAIMLHLKADFCALFVAADGEALLPISLCHHPDVHPVDVSLLRTGRSGKASPGGTHVPGDEQDESNKGKNDGDEFAKRNGFAASSRYWYNDYRGRQVLVVVYWRDAAGQCDLKPDKYMEVMSRLVVSGLASGDSDNSSDDLAEQLSDLVSMFELNHTEVTFSDMIVRVLGTASRFLSIDAAGLLVRPGRTEPFEVYRVADAGQDDDTIGPEVVKLVTDRFSRLPLPGNAEWIEIMDEYQKKAIIAGLVLEEPSLEYAIVLVRHEADRLDAVTAQLLSLYMHSANAVVTHARSVQKLRRSHRALKKSSDKMAAVEAMAAVSDMTTGVAHDFNNIIGGIVGRVQLMKMKADDDKLLKNLEKIEHLALEGAETVKHIQEFATRTRYKRPEPVDLVEMIRTSITNQQADWYHLADSKQLRIVADLPEEGARVDGNSPDLISALDHLIENAAEHAPEGSDIVVHLEAKTDHLRLSVLDSGPGVSEELRSKIFYPFFSTKPERGAGLGLSIVYGTAVRHGGRVGYEDAPGGGSCFYMELEYPQKEDPSETTSRLELSRGALNILVVDDDRLIREILSDMLTIDGHQTVVCEDGYRALEAMEKQTFDLVITDLGMPGMSGLDLAGTIHKSNPNLPIAMITGWGTQLNHDEIKSKGIRLLLSKPFHLKDIKNIVSSLVTGSKQPA; via the coding sequence ATGGCTCCCGCGCATCAAGAATTGCGCAGTCTTTATCAGGCAATCCACGCGGAGAAGAGGAGCTTTGCCCTGGATCTGGTTGATGGACTGGCCGAAGCAATCATGCTTCATTTGAAGGCGGATTTTTGCGCTCTTTTCGTCGCCGCCGATGGTGAAGCTCTCCTTCCAATATCTCTTTGTCATCATCCCGATGTACACCCGGTAGATGTATCGTTGTTGCGAACAGGCCGTTCGGGAAAAGCGTCCCCGGGAGGGACACATGTACCTGGTGACGAACAGGATGAATCGAATAAGGGAAAGAATGATGGCGATGAGTTCGCCAAGCGAAATGGATTTGCAGCCTCCAGCCGGTATTGGTACAACGATTATCGTGGCCGCCAGGTACTGGTAGTAGTTTATTGGCGTGATGCGGCCGGACAGTGCGACCTGAAGCCGGATAAATATATGGAAGTCATGTCACGTCTGGTAGTAAGCGGACTGGCCTCCGGTGACAGCGACAATTCATCCGATGATCTCGCAGAACAACTTTCCGATCTGGTTTCCATGTTCGAATTGAACCACACTGAGGTCACTTTTTCAGATATGATCGTCAGAGTGCTAGGTACCGCCTCACGGTTTTTATCGATTGATGCTGCCGGTTTGCTTGTTCGTCCCGGTCGCACAGAGCCATTTGAAGTTTACCGGGTAGCCGACGCAGGGCAGGATGACGATACGATTGGACCTGAAGTAGTGAAGTTAGTGACGGATCGCTTTTCACGACTGCCTCTTCCGGGTAATGCTGAATGGATCGAGATAATGGACGAGTACCAAAAAAAGGCGATTATAGCAGGATTGGTACTTGAGGAACCCAGTCTGGAATATGCTATCGTACTGGTTCGGCACGAAGCCGACAGACTGGACGCTGTTACGGCACAATTGCTATCACTTTATATGCATTCAGCCAACGCAGTCGTGACCCATGCACGATCGGTTCAGAAGTTACGCCGTTCGCATCGTGCTTTAAAGAAGTCTTCCGACAAGATGGCCGCCGTGGAAGCGATGGCGGCTGTGAGCGATATGACTACCGGAGTAGCCCACGACTTCAATAATATCATTGGCGGCATCGTTGGTCGAGTCCAACTTATGAAAATGAAGGCTGATGATGATAAACTGCTGAAGAATCTGGAGAAAATTGAGCATTTGGCTCTTGAAGGAGCCGAGACTGTAAAGCACATTCAGGAGTTCGCTACTCGCACTCGTTACAAGCGTCCCGAACCGGTCGATCTGGTCGAAATGATCAGAACCAGCATAACCAATCAACAGGCCGACTGGTATCACCTTGCCGATTCAAAACAACTGAGAATAGTTGCCGATCTTCCCGAAGAAGGCGCCCGAGTAGACGGTAACAGTCCTGATTTAATCTCAGCCCTGGACCATCTGATCGAGAATGCTGCCGAGCATGCTCCTGAAGGATCCGATATAGTCGTTCATCTGGAAGCCAAGACGGATCATTTAAGGCTCAGCGTATTGGATTCCGGCCCCGGAGTCAGTGAGGAACTGCGTAGTAAGATATTTTATCCATTCTTCTCAACGAAACCGGAAAGAGGTGCGGGACTCGGTCTGTCGATCGTTTATGGGACGGCTGTTCGGCATGGCGGTCGGGTGGGATACGAAGATGCCCCCGGTGGTGGATCATGCTTCTATATGGAACTGGAATATCCGCAGAAGGAAGATCCTAGCGAAACAACCAGCAGGTTGGAGTTGAGTCGTGGTGCTTTGAATATCCTGGTGGTCGATGACGATCGTTTGATCCGTGAAATCCTGAGCGATATGCTGACTATAGACGGGCATCAGACGGTTGTCTGTGAGGATGGCTACCGTGCGCTAGAAGCGATGGAAAAACAGACTTTTGATCTCGTGATTACCGACCTTGGAATGCCCGGTATGTCCGGTCTGGACCTGGCGGGAACTATACACAAATCCAATCCGAATCTGCCCATTGCCATGATAACAGGTTGGGGAACACAGTTGAACCATGACGAAATCAAATCGAAGGGAATTAGATTGCTGCTGTCAAAGCCCTTCCACTTGAAAGATATCAAAAATATCGTCAGCAGCCTTGTGACCGGAAGTAAACAGCCCGCCTAG